The following coding sequences are from one Sciurus carolinensis chromosome 11, mSciCar1.2, whole genome shotgun sequence window:
- the LOC124959039 gene encoding olfactory receptor 1440-like, producing the protein MTGGRNHTIIAKFILLGFSDFPKLKTVLFMVFLGTYLSTVVWNLGLLVLIRMDPCLHTPMYFFLSNLSFLDFFYVTSTTPKMLLGFFQKHRSISFLGCTLQYFFFSSLGLTECCLLAAMAYDRYAAICNPLLYTAVMSPTLCGQMVVAAYVTGIFGSLIQLCALLQLNFCGPNVINHFFCDLPQLLVLSCSETFSLHVMKFVIAVIFGVTSVLVIMVSYGHIIAAILKIRSVEGRSKAFNTCASHLTAVTLFFGSGLFVYMHPSSDDALGYDKMASVFYTVVIPMLNPLIYSLRNKEIKDALKRCKKKKVVFHGHR; encoded by the coding sequence ATGACTGGAGGAAGGAATCATACAATAATTGCTAAATTCATCCTTCTGGGATTCTCAGATTTTCCCAAGCTCAAGACTGTTCTCTTTATGGTATTCTTGGGAACTTACCTCTCAACAGTGGTCTGGAACCTGGGCCTCCTGGTCCTAATTAGGATGGACCCCTGCCttcacacacccatgtacttcttcctcagcaaCTTATCCTTCTTAGATTTCTTCTATGTTACCTCCACAACCCCCAAGATGCTCTTAGGCTTCTTCCAGAAGCACAGATCCATCTCCTTCCTGGGATGCACCCTACAGTACTTCTTCTTCTCTAGCCTGGGTCTGACTGAGTGCTGCCTTCTGGCAGCCATGGCTTATGATCGGTATGCTGCCATCTGCAATCCCCTGCTCTACACAGCCGTCATGTCCCCCACCCTCTGTGGGCAGATGGTGGTGGCAGCCTATGTGACTGGCATCTTTGGTTCATTGATCCAACTGTGTGCTTTACTTCAGCTCAATTTCTGTGGACCCAATGTCATCAACCATTTTTTTTGTGACCTGCCTCAGTTATTGGTCCTATCCTGCTCTGAAACCTTTTCCCTGCATGTCATGAAGTTTGTGATAGCAGTGATTTTTGGTGTGACATCTGTCTTAGTCATCATGGTCTCCTATGGTCATATCATTGCCGCCATCTTGAAGATCAGGTCAGTGGAAGGCAGGTCCAAGGCCTTCAATACCTGTGCTTCCCACTTGACAGCAGTTACTCTCTTTTTTGGATCGGGGCTCTTTGTCTATATGCATCCCAGCTCTGATGATGCTCTGGGCTACGACAAGATGGCGTCAGTTTTCTATACAGTGGTGATTCCTATGTTGAATCCTTTGATTTATAGTCTGAGGAACAAGGAAATTAAAGATGCTCTTAAGAGGTGTAAGAAGAAGAAAGTGGTTTTCCATGGCCACCGTTAA